One window of Mesorhizobium sp. WSM4904 genomic DNA carries:
- a CDS encoding RES family NAD+ phosphorylase, translated as MFLWRLSGKQYAQALDGGYGLHFDGRWNTVGHAVTYCATSPALCVLEKLVHVEDPALLPELVMVTYELPDSVAIKDIRLPDLPPNWRRHEAWSQDRGDEWHGGRSTLLLRVPSAIVPVANSPDVNVLINHSHPAAADVRIVGQEPFSLDPRLF; from the coding sequence ATGTTCCTCTGGCGTTTGTCGGGCAAACAGTATGCTCAGGCACTCGACGGCGGCTATGGTCTTCACTTTGACGGACGCTGGAACACTGTCGGCCATGCGGTCACTTACTGCGCGACGTCTCCTGCACTCTGCGTTCTCGAGAAGCTCGTTCATGTCGAGGACCCGGCGCTCCTGCCGGAACTTGTCATGGTCACGTATGAGCTGCCAGATTCGGTAGCGATAAAGGACATTAGACTCCCGGATTTGCCGCCGAACTGGCGTCGTCACGAGGCCTGGAGTCAAGACAGGGGAGACGAATGGCATGGGGGACGCTCCACCCTGTTGTTACGCGTACCTTCGGCCATTGTGCCGGTAGCTAATTCACCGGACGTAAATGTGTTAATAAATCACAGCCATCCGGCTGCGGCCGACGTCCGAATCGTTGGCCAGGAACCCTTCTCACTCGATCCCCGACTGTTTTGA
- a CDS encoding topoisomerase DNA-binding C4 zinc finger domain-containing protein — protein MAQEVDPIIIVPEDPQTDTVRVPVLKVFDGDGFLTRVRVSEVTGNPKDQAEIEVTARFGFIDAPEMEQPGGREAKDFLTDLIGGKWVELAILMKMNTGRPVDTYGRVVCVPYLTLDYAAGEFRTPSSRPHVITTFGAPFRVTRNIELEMVVNGWAWVLERYGPDQRYLDALEEARRAKRGIWAFKDNIHPWEFKKQKYRSKAPKPSCPTENCGGHLVRKRGRFGEFLGCSEYPRCRYSCSVAG, from the coding sequence ATGGCTCAAGAAGTAGATCCCATCATCATTGTGCCTGAGGATCCACAAACGGACACAGTCAGGGTTCCGGTGCTGAAGGTGTTCGACGGCGACGGGTTTCTAACTCGGGTCAGGGTTTCCGAGGTGACAGGAAACCCTAAGGATCAAGCCGAGATCGAGGTAACCGCAAGATTCGGATTCATCGATGCTCCGGAGATGGAACAGCCCGGCGGCCGCGAAGCCAAGGATTTCCTCACCGACCTGATCGGCGGCAAGTGGGTCGAACTTGCTATCTTGATGAAGATGAATACCGGGCGGCCAGTAGACACGTACGGCCGTGTCGTCTGCGTTCCCTATCTGACGCTGGATTACGCCGCCGGCGAGTTCAGAACACCGTCGTCACGCCCTCATGTCATAACAACGTTTGGGGCGCCCTTCCGCGTGACGAGAAACATCGAGCTAGAGATGGTCGTCAATGGCTGGGCTTGGGTTCTGGAGCGATACGGACCCGATCAGCGTTACCTCGATGCCCTCGAAGAGGCCAGACGCGCAAAGCGAGGCATATGGGCCTTCAAGGACAACATCCATCCTTGGGAATTCAAGAAACAGAAATATCGCAGCAAGGCGCCAAAGCCCTCATGCCCGACAGAAAACTGTGGCGGCCACCTCGTTAGAAAGAGGGGCAGGTTCGGCGAATTTCTGGGCTGCTCCGAATATCCTCGGTGCAGGTATTCTTGTTCGGTGGCCGGCTGA
- a CDS encoding restriction endonuclease, which yields MLGFPEAQAIEDLADLLYDFLPGSGNNRTAFPLAAAQAGVGDLWVPGSKRPAIVQLLTATLERRRHLFTKLIMSIVRQAMTYRRGKGNPLTRAEIERLNSVLPGVSFKIPELLDRAFLESLSGTSEVRREPQSGPLSVERSKVLASLLIEIGRLNPQERGLRFEGFLSELFGAFELAPRGSFRLVGEQIDGSFRLDGQTYLVEAKWHGPQIGFADLMTFSGKVGGKASWSRGLFVSNSGFTAEGLEAFARGRQTNLICVDGLDLYEVLDGRVSLTEVLRHKDRRAAETNRAFVPVRDLNLRRA from the coding sequence ATGCTGGGCTTTCCTGAGGCGCAGGCCATCGAAGATCTTGCAGACCTCCTCTATGACTTCTTGCCGGGAAGCGGAAACAATCGCACGGCGTTTCCACTGGCAGCCGCGCAGGCCGGCGTCGGCGACTTGTGGGTTCCCGGCAGCAAGCGTCCGGCGATCGTTCAACTCCTCACCGCTACTCTAGAGCGACGCCGTCACCTGTTCACGAAGCTGATCATGTCGATTGTGCGCCAAGCGATGACCTATCGCCGTGGCAAAGGCAATCCGTTGACCCGTGCCGAGATCGAACGGCTGAATAGCGTGCTCCCGGGCGTCTCGTTCAAAATTCCCGAACTGCTGGATCGCGCGTTCCTTGAGAGTCTGAGCGGCACATCAGAGGTACGGCGCGAGCCGCAATCGGGCCCCCTCAGCGTAGAGCGGAGCAAGGTGCTCGCTTCACTCCTAATCGAAATCGGTCGTCTAAATCCCCAAGAGCGCGGCCTGCGTTTCGAGGGCTTCCTTAGTGAACTCTTCGGCGCCTTCGAGTTGGCGCCGCGCGGCTCGTTCCGGCTCGTTGGCGAGCAAATTGACGGGAGTTTTCGACTGGATGGGCAAACCTACCTTGTCGAGGCAAAGTGGCACGGACCGCAGATCGGCTTCGCCGACCTGATGACATTCTCTGGCAAGGTTGGAGGAAAAGCATCCTGGTCGCGCGGCCTGTTTGTGAGCAATTCCGGCTTTACCGCGGAGGGGCTTGAAGCGTTTGCGCGCGGCCGCCAGACCAATCTGATCTGCGTTGATGGCCTCGATCTTTATGAAGTGCTGGATGGCCGCGTGAGCCTAACCGAGGTATTGCGCCACAAGGACCGGCGTGCAGCAGAAACCAACCGGGCCTTCGTGCCGGTGCGCGACCTGAACCTAAGGCGAGCCTAG
- a CDS encoding antitoxin Xre/MbcA/ParS toxin-binding domain-containing protein, giving the protein MSIAIVEEVARKLGGQSVLGRVVRSQADLALAVRNRLPLSALRGLSQAGMSEQEIETFVIPQRTRRHRADKQQPLTVDESDRAVRLLRVQSLAEQTFADQEKANRWLRRPLLELGGETPLVVAQTEAGARVIETILGKIAWGAAA; this is encoded by the coding sequence ATGTCGATCGCTATCGTCGAGGAAGTCGCACGAAAGCTCGGCGGCCAGAGCGTGCTTGGCCGGGTCGTGCGTTCGCAAGCCGACCTGGCCTTGGCCGTGCGCAATAGGCTACCGCTCTCTGCCCTTCGGGGGCTTAGCCAGGCCGGAATGTCCGAGCAGGAAATTGAGACATTTGTGATCCCGCAGCGCACCCGCCGTCACCGCGCGGACAAGCAGCAGCCATTGACCGTGGATGAGTCGGATCGCGCTGTCCGGCTCTTGCGAGTCCAATCTCTGGCCGAGCAGACCTTCGCTGATCAGGAGAAAGCGAACCGCTGGCTTCGTCGGCCGCTCCTCGAACTCGGCGGTGAGACGCCGCTCGTGGTGGCGCAAACCGAAGCCGGCGCGCGTGTCATCGAGACCATCCTCGGCAAGATCGCTTGGGGCGCCGCTGCCTGA
- a CDS encoding XRE family transcriptional regulator: protein MSTIEIFNSSRLTWARRRRGLTKTKLAVSLGVDLRSVSAYETGEFAPEADKLTRIARVLKFPENFFFGDDLEEPAFDTASFRSMSKMTASQRDTALGSGAIALLLNEWIEGRFDLPHADVPDLGRDGSPEGAAEAVRRAWGLGELPIKNMVHLLEAKGVRVYSLAIDAVEVDAFSMWRQDRPFVFLNTLKSAEHGRFDAAHELGHLVLHRHAAPNGQEAEQDANSFASAFLMPAASVRAHAPRFPTIDNLIRLKKIWGVSLAAITYRLHKLGLLTDWHYRKLYIEIASRGYRKTEPAEGPREVSQILQKVFAALREDGIGKHDIACALNVHAEDVDELVFGLALTGLNGSGRPPTPKRRPELTVVSSRE, encoded by the coding sequence ATGAGCACCATCGAGATTTTTAACTCGTCTCGATTGACATGGGCGCGGCGCCGCCGTGGCTTAACGAAAACGAAGCTCGCCGTCTCACTGGGCGTCGATCTGCGGTCAGTCTCCGCGTATGAGACCGGGGAATTCGCTCCGGAAGCGGACAAGCTGACCCGAATCGCGCGCGTGCTTAAGTTTCCCGAGAACTTCTTTTTCGGCGACGATCTCGAGGAGCCCGCATTCGATACCGCCAGCTTCCGATCGATGTCGAAGATGACCGCCTCACAGCGGGACACAGCGCTCGGGAGCGGCGCGATTGCGTTGCTACTCAACGAATGGATCGAAGGGCGTTTCGATCTTCCTCACGCCGATGTTCCCGATCTTGGGCGTGACGGCAGTCCTGAGGGCGCCGCAGAAGCTGTGCGGCGAGCTTGGGGCCTCGGCGAACTGCCGATCAAGAACATGGTTCACCTTTTGGAAGCGAAGGGCGTGCGGGTCTACTCGCTCGCCATCGACGCCGTTGAGGTCGATGCATTTTCTATGTGGCGGCAGGATCGTCCGTTCGTGTTCCTCAACACTTTGAAGTCCGCTGAGCATGGGCGTTTCGACGCGGCGCATGAGCTTGGACATCTCGTACTGCACCGCCATGCTGCGCCGAATGGTCAAGAGGCGGAGCAGGACGCCAATTCCTTCGCCTCGGCATTCCTAATGCCGGCAGCGAGCGTTCGTGCACACGCGCCTCGTTTCCCGACCATCGACAATCTTATCCGACTGAAGAAAATCTGGGGCGTTTCGCTCGCTGCCATCACATATCGTCTGCACAAGCTTGGTTTGCTGACAGATTGGCATTACCGCAAACTCTACATTGAGATCGCCTCGCGCGGATATCGCAAGACCGAGCCTGCCGAAGGGCCGCGGGAGGTCTCGCAAATCCTTCAAAAGGTCTTCGCAGCGTTGCGGGAAGACGGAATCGGGAAGCACGATATTGCTTGCGCCCTGAATGTGCATGCCGAGGACGTCGATGAGCTCGTCTTCGGTCTCGCCCTTACCGGTCTCAACGGATCCGGCCGTCCTCCCACGCCGAAACGTCGGCCGGAGTTAACGGTCGTATCTTCGCGGGAGTAA
- a CDS encoding DUF1778 domain-containing protein, with amino-acid sequence MATTVPRKETPVSMRFRDDDLTIIDRGAELLGLSRTEFMRRAALHEAQAAILNETVIRLSPDAYDAFMQAISAPAAAPPPKVAERLRRAAPWKR; translated from the coding sequence ATGGCCACCACAGTCCCGAGAAAGGAAACACCTGTCTCGATGCGATTCCGCGACGATGATCTGACGATCATCGATCGTGGCGCGGAACTGCTCGGCTTGTCGCGCACCGAATTCATGCGCCGCGCCGCATTGCACGAGGCGCAGGCGGCGATCCTCAACGAGACCGTCATCCGCCTCTCGCCCGACGCCTATGACGCCTTCATGCAGGCAATTTCCGCCCCGGCGGCCGCTCCGCCGCCGAAGGTGGCCGAACGGCTGCGACGGGCAGCACCCTGGAAACGCTAG
- a CDS encoding aminotransferase produces the protein MNGNYGHLLFEQAVANDNTVVEELRPYFESAHLDAREVFHRAARIDLHPDADGPGADAQYPSCLPATAKKGLFGEVMAGLMTQAYRFIGGHQWTIPIFLFRYHAEVEAYIFDLARDPARVREVSGRHGNDFIALGIDPVSGEVVRFIAGEAKWRAALTPSAMNDMMLGSWTGPAGARVRSNDGVWNEMNRGLPAPQGLEQMHRLLCEKARDEYAEAIVSLDRALLIGAAPLPRTDLVFVAGNRAARRGAGQAYLPVAAPPPEYTAGRPLQVVELVLEGGVELIEQIYRSLWNNR, from the coding sequence ATGAACGGAAACTATGGACACCTGCTGTTCGAACAGGCGGTCGCAAATGACAACACTGTCGTCGAGGAGTTGCGCCCGTATTTCGAGTCCGCTCACCTCGACGCCCGGGAAGTCTTTCATCGTGCCGCCAGAATCGACCTCCATCCAGACGCGGATGGCCCAGGCGCGGATGCACAGTATCCGAGCTGCCTCCCAGCGACCGCGAAAAAAGGACTGTTCGGTGAGGTAATGGCCGGTCTGATGACCCAAGCTTATCGGTTCATCGGCGGCCACCAATGGACGATTCCTATCTTCCTGTTCCGGTACCATGCCGAAGTGGAGGCCTACATATTTGATCTGGCTCGCGACCCGGCTCGCGTTCGCGAGGTTTCCGGACGTCATGGGAATGACTTCATTGCGCTTGGAATTGATCCGGTCAGTGGTGAGGTCGTACGGTTCATTGCCGGGGAGGCGAAGTGGCGCGCTGCGCTCACGCCGAGTGCCATGAACGACATGATGCTTGGCAGCTGGACTGGCCCGGCAGGGGCGAGAGTGCGAAGCAACGACGGCGTTTGGAATGAAATGAACCGTGGCCTCCCGGCGCCACAAGGCCTTGAGCAAATGCACCGACTACTTTGCGAAAAGGCGCGCGATGAGTATGCAGAAGCGATCGTGTCTCTCGATCGGGCCCTGCTGATCGGGGCAGCACCTCTTCCTCGAACCGATCTGGTCTTCGTCGCCGGCAATCGGGCAGCGCGGAGAGGCGCGGGCCAAGCCTATCTTCCGGTGGCGGCGCCGCCGCCGGAATATACCGCTGGGCGGCCACTGCAGGTCGTCGAGCTGGTGCTTGAGGGCGGCGTCGAGCTCATCGAGCAAATCTATCGGTCTCTATGGAATAATCGATGA
- a CDS encoding GNAT family N-acetyltransferase, whose protein sequence is MALSGIELLGNTHRLDAFDCGKPALNAWLSGFARTNQQRGFTRVLVVHEDGDVVGYYGLAPGVIQPNSAPRAIRTGRPPDPIPCLLIGQLAVDHRYAGQGIGSGLVKDALQRCIAGADIVGGRAVVVRAIDAEAERYWQSWGFIASRDNPSVLMRSIQDVRLWMADKGPLDSRQSVL, encoded by the coding sequence GTGGCGCTTTCCGGCATTGAACTGCTCGGCAACACGCATCGGCTTGACGCTTTCGACTGCGGCAAGCCGGCGCTGAACGCGTGGCTCTCCGGCTTTGCCCGTACCAACCAGCAGCGAGGTTTCACCCGCGTTCTGGTCGTTCACGAGGACGGGGACGTTGTCGGGTATTATGGTCTTGCGCCAGGCGTGATCCAGCCGAACAGCGCGCCTCGGGCGATCCGCACCGGGCGGCCACCTGACCCCATCCCCTGCCTCCTGATTGGACAGCTTGCCGTCGATCATCGCTATGCTGGGCAGGGCATCGGCAGCGGCCTCGTGAAGGATGCCCTGCAGCGCTGCATCGCCGGGGCCGATATCGTCGGCGGCCGCGCAGTCGTTGTCCGGGCGATTGACGCCGAAGCGGAGCGCTACTGGCAGAGCTGGGGCTTCATCGCTTCGCGTGACAACCCATCCGTGCTTATGCGGTCAATCCAGGACGTGCGCCTCTGGATGGCGGACAAAGGGCCACTAGATTCGCGTCAATCGGTTCTTTAA
- a CDS encoding site-2 protease family protein: protein MQWSYPILRVGGTEIRIHLTFLLLLAWIGIAYFQEGGTSAAIEGVCFIGAVFACVVLHELGHAAAASRYGIRTPKITLLPIGGVAELERLPEKPSEEIVVALAGPLVNVVIAAFLVVALGTAVGIDALMSMDNPHVAFVARLAAVNIWLVLFNLIPAFPMDGGRVLRALLATRYNRQRATEIAGTVGQFAAFAFGFIGLVAGNVLLIFVAIFVYLAATAETQAMGLEAAARAVNVRDVMISRFESLPATATLDEAAQGLLRTTQHEFPIVDAAGVLRGVLTREGLVTGLQQHGGQTPVIEAMAANIPVVRDHDKLIRALEHLKSGAAPAVGVVDGKGRLVGYIIIENIGELMLLRSAVAS, encoded by the coding sequence ATGCAGTGGTCCTACCCGATCCTCCGTGTCGGCGGCACCGAGATCCGCATCCACCTGACCTTCCTGCTGCTGCTTGCCTGGATCGGTATCGCCTATTTCCAGGAGGGTGGAACGTCGGCTGCGATCGAGGGCGTCTGCTTCATCGGCGCCGTGTTCGCCTGCGTGGTATTGCATGAGCTCGGCCATGCCGCTGCCGCTAGTCGCTACGGCATCCGAACTCCAAAGATCACGCTCTTGCCGATCGGCGGCGTCGCGGAGCTGGAGCGCCTACCCGAGAAGCCGTCGGAAGAGATCGTCGTGGCGCTCGCCGGCCCGTTGGTCAATGTCGTCATTGCCGCTTTCCTCGTCGTCGCGCTCGGGACCGCCGTCGGTATCGACGCGCTGATGTCAATGGATAACCCGCATGTCGCGTTCGTGGCTCGCCTCGCTGCCGTCAACATATGGCTGGTCCTGTTCAACCTCATTCCGGCCTTTCCGATGGATGGCGGACGTGTGCTGCGGGCCTTGCTCGCCACGCGCTACAACCGCCAGCGCGCGACGGAGATTGCGGGGACCGTTGGTCAGTTCGCCGCCTTCGCCTTCGGCTTCATCGGTCTCGTCGCCGGCAACGTGCTGCTCATATTCGTTGCCATCTTCGTCTACCTCGCCGCCACTGCGGAAACGCAGGCGATGGGGCTCGAGGCAGCGGCGCGTGCCGTTAACGTCCGCGACGTCATGATCAGCCGGTTCGAAAGCCTGCCGGCGACCGCGACCCTCGACGAGGCAGCACAGGGCCTGTTGCGCACGACGCAACACGAGTTCCCGATCGTCGATGCTGCCGGCGTGCTGCGCGGTGTGCTGACGCGGGAGGGGCTCGTCACCGGCCTGCAGCAGCACGGCGGTCAGACTCCTGTGATCGAGGCAATGGCGGCAAATATCCCGGTGGTGCGCGACCATGATAAGCTCATCAGGGCGCTCGAACACCTGAAGAGTGGAGCCGCACCTGCCGTCGGTGTGGTGGATGGCAAGGGCCGTTTGGTCGGCTATATCATCATCGAAAACATCGGCGAGCTCATGCTGCTGCGCAGCGCCGTCGCAAGCTGA
- a CDS encoding conjugal transfer protein TraG: MTPTKLLVGQIALVFAIVILGMWTATQWCAHTLDYQEQLGAPWFVAAGWPIYKPWRLFEWWFHFDAYAPEVFDQAGALAGASGFLGCAAAIAGSLWRARQCGLVTTYGSSRWAKTQEIAKAGLFRPTGVFLGKLEDRYLRHSGPEHVMAFAPTRSGKGVGLVVPTLLSWTGSAVIHDIKGENWQLTSGWRSKFSYCLLFNPTDPRSARYNPLLEVRKGSDEVRDVQNIADILVDPEGALERRNHWEKTSHSLLVGAILHVLYAEEEKTLARVANFLSDPQRSFAATLQRMMTTNHLGAANKPLVHPVVASAAREVLNKSENERSGVLSTAMSFLGLYRDPTVAAATSVCDWRIADLMDAQRPVSLYLVVPPSDISRTKPLVRLVLNQIGRRLTERLEGDPKKSRRHQLLMMLDEFPALGRLDFFETALAFMAGYGIRAYLIAQSLNQISKAYGENNAILDNCHVRIAFSSNDERTAKRISDALGTATELRSMRNYAGHRLAPWLSHVMVSRQETARPLLTPGEVMQLPPSDELVLVSGLPPIRAKKLRYYEDQNFTERVLPSPVLHDGSYCDCPAARPDDWTGQLRSVDCRLAVDDESVGAATDDEGGVQQQRHPGLPEEQAVVAHEPDQEDLFKPVDDDSEALADKRVIDRISTATRAYGINEGRGDDKDIVPGF; the protein is encoded by the coding sequence ATGACGCCTACGAAACTACTCGTCGGCCAGATTGCTCTCGTATTTGCCATTGTCATTCTTGGCATGTGGACCGCGACCCAATGGTGCGCCCACACGCTGGACTATCAAGAGCAACTTGGAGCGCCATGGTTCGTGGCGGCTGGCTGGCCGATTTACAAGCCATGGCGACTGTTCGAATGGTGGTTCCATTTCGACGCCTACGCGCCCGAGGTCTTTGACCAGGCAGGTGCGCTTGCCGGTGCCAGCGGGTTCTTGGGCTGTGCGGCCGCAATCGCCGGTTCGCTCTGGCGCGCACGACAGTGCGGGCTGGTCACCACTTATGGCTCTTCACGGTGGGCCAAGACGCAGGAGATTGCGAAGGCAGGGCTATTTCGACCGACCGGCGTTTTCCTCGGCAAGCTGGAGGACCGATATCTGCGCCATAGTGGCCCGGAACACGTCATGGCCTTTGCCCCGACACGCTCAGGCAAGGGCGTTGGCTTGGTTGTCCCAACGCTCCTTTCCTGGACTGGTTCAGCTGTCATTCATGACATCAAAGGCGAGAATTGGCAGCTGACCTCCGGGTGGCGATCGAAGTTCTCATACTGTCTTTTGTTCAATCCGACCGATCCAAGGTCGGCGCGCTATAATCCATTGCTGGAAGTCCGCAAGGGCTCGGACGAGGTTCGCGATGTCCAGAACATCGCCGACATCTTGGTCGATCCGGAAGGTGCCCTGGAAAGGCGAAATCATTGGGAAAAGACTAGTCATTCACTCTTGGTCGGCGCCATCCTCCATGTGCTCTACGCCGAGGAGGAAAAGACGCTCGCACGCGTCGCCAACTTTCTGTCGGATCCGCAACGTTCTTTTGCCGCAACGCTGCAGCGCATGATGACGACGAACCATCTTGGAGCCGCAAACAAGCCTCTGGTCCATCCCGTCGTGGCTTCCGCGGCGCGTGAGGTGCTGAACAAGTCTGAGAACGAGCGTTCGGGTGTTCTCTCGACCGCTATGTCGTTTCTCGGTCTCTATCGCGATCCAACCGTGGCCGCGGCAACGTCGGTCTGCGACTGGCGTATTGCTGACCTCATGGATGCCCAGCGACCTGTGTCGCTCTACCTGGTTGTGCCGCCGTCAGACATCTCGCGCACCAAACCGCTGGTGCGACTGGTGCTGAATCAAATCGGCCGGCGGCTCACTGAGCGCCTCGAGGGCGATCCAAAGAAGAGCCGCAGGCATCAACTGCTCATGATGCTCGACGAATTTCCGGCGCTCGGTCGGCTGGACTTTTTCGAGACTGCGCTCGCCTTCATGGCGGGATACGGCATTCGCGCCTACCTGATCGCGCAATCTTTGAATCAGATATCCAAAGCTTATGGCGAGAACAACGCCATTCTCGACAACTGCCACGTGCGCATTGCCTTCTCATCCAATGACGAGCGCACGGCCAAACGTATCTCTGATGCGCTTGGCACTGCCACGGAACTCAGATCCATGCGCAACTATGCCGGCCATCGGCTGGCGCCCTGGCTTTCGCATGTCATGGTCAGCCGCCAGGAGACCGCTCGCCCGCTGCTGACGCCCGGCGAGGTGATGCAGCTGCCGCCATCAGACGAACTGGTGTTGGTTTCTGGGTTGCCGCCGATCCGTGCGAAGAAGCTGCGCTATTACGAGGATCAGAATTTCACCGAGCGAGTACTGCCTTCGCCGGTCCTGCACGACGGTTCCTACTGCGACTGCCCTGCCGCGCGTCCGGACGATTGGACTGGACAGCTGCGCAGCGTTGACTGCCGTCTAGCTGTCGACGACGAAAGTGTCGGAGCGGCAACTGACGACGAGGGCGGCGTTCAGCAGCAGCGTCATCCTGGTTTGCCGGAAGAACAGGCCGTCGTCGCCCACGAGCCCGACCAGGAAGATCTGTTCAAGCCCGTCGACGATGATAGCGAAGCACTCGCCGACAAGCGTGTCATAGACCGAATTTCCACCGCGACACGTGCCTACGGCATCAATGAGGGCAGGGGCGACGACAAGGACATCGTCCCCGGCTTCTGA